In the Bacillota bacterium genome, one interval contains:
- a CDS encoding OAM dimerization domain-containing protein: MDVDFTKVKTYGDTLNDGAMQVSFTLPVPAGDEAKEAARQMALKLGLDAPAVTEMADLGAGFTFFVLYGKCMHTVDYSAIKIPKQQQKIMSFKEINAMIKEKLGRKVVVVAACTGSDAHTVGIDAIVNMKGYAGEYGLERYPEIEAYNLGSQVPNADLLARAVELNADAILVSQVVTQKNIHLENLTELVELSEAEGIRDKVLLICGGPRISHELAIELGYDAGFGPGTLPNHVASYITAELVRRGKKK, translated from the coding sequence ATGGATGTTGATTTCACCAAAGTAAAAACCTACGGAGATACCCTGAATGATGGTGCTATGCAGGTTAGTTTCACCCTTCCGGTACCGGCCGGGGATGAAGCAAAAGAAGCTGCCCGGCAAATGGCTTTAAAACTCGGTCTTGATGCTCCTGCTGTCACAGAAATGGCCGATTTGGGGGCAGGTTTTACTTTCTTTGTTCTCTATGGTAAATGTATGCACACTGTTGATTATTCGGCGATAAAGATTCCGAAGCAGCAGCAAAAAATAATGAGTTTCAAGGAAATAAATGCAATGATCAAGGAAAAGCTTGGGCGAAAAGTTGTTGTGGTCGCAGCCTGTACCGGTAGCGATGCGCATACGGTTGGTATCGATGCTATCGTTAATATGAAGGGGTATGCCGGTGAATATGGACTGGAACGTTATCCTGAAATCGAAGCATATAACCTGGGCAGCCAGGTTCCAAATGCCGATCTTCTGGCCAGAGCTGTTGAGTTAAACGCGGATGCTATCCTGGTTTCCCAGGTGGTAACCCAAAAAAATATCCACCTGGAAAACCTGACAGAACTGGTAGAGCTTTCTGAAGCAGAAGGAATCAGGGATAAAGTACTGCTTATTTGCGGTGGCCCCAGGATATCTCATGAATTGGCTATTGAATTGGGTTATGATGCCGGCTTCGGTCCGGGCACATTACCCAACCATGTTGCTTCATATATTACTGCCGAACTGGTGCGGCGGGGAAAGAAAAAATAA
- a CDS encoding ABC transporter permease — protein sequence MELITGVYNFFVSNSSRIVDYAGNHFALVLIVIVLSLAIWISVGLIISKYERFAGSVIGMANIIFVIPSISLFGLFVTIPQLGLGRRSAVLALVLYAMMPLVGSVFRGIKSVDLSVIEAGKGMGMTDNQIMFQIQVPIAWPVVFAGLRVAVVMITGMATIATFIGERNLGRLIHHGITRGNAEMIITGALVVSFIALALDFLFGWIEKKVTSPGLRYDENR from the coding sequence ATGGAACTGATCACGGGCGTTTATAATTTTTTTGTCAGCAACAGCAGCAGGATTGTTGACTATGCAGGCAATCATTTTGCATTAGTGCTGATAGTAATTGTCCTTTCACTGGCAATCTGGATTTCTGTGGGACTTATAATCAGCAAGTACGAACGTTTTGCCGGAAGTGTAATTGGAATGGCCAATATTATTTTTGTTATACCGAGCATTTCTCTTTTTGGTTTATTCGTGACCATTCCCCAACTCGGCCTGGGCCGAAGATCTGCTGTTCTGGCACTTGTTTTATATGCCATGATGCCGCTCGTCGGAAGTGTATTCCGCGGCATCAAATCAGTAGATCTATCAGTTATTGAAGCGGGAAAAGGTATGGGGATGACCGATAACCAGATTATGTTTCAAATACAGGTCCCTATTGCCTGGCCTGTCGTTTTTGCCGGTCTCAGGGTTGCCGTGGTTATGATTACCGGTATGGCTACAATTGCCACTTTTATCGGGGAGCGCAATCTGGGCCGGCTGATTCACCATGGAATAACCAGGGGCAATGCAGAAATGATTATCACCGGTGCCCTGGTAGTATCGTTTATTGCCCTGGCTCTTGATTTTTTGTTTGGCTGGATTGAAAAAAAAGTTACATCACCCGGCCTTCGCTATGATGAAAACAGGTAA
- the hutH gene encoding histidine ammonia-lyase, producing the protein MELLVINGVGLEIQDVLDVSKKKRMVAIDASALDRINRSRKMLEDLVEKEAVVYGITTGFGRFSDVRISRKDAILLQKNLIASHAAAVGDPLPENVVRAVLLLRINALARGFSGVRALLMDKLVELLNRGIVPVIPEQGSLGASGDLAPLSHLALVLTGQGEAFFEGIRMSGAEALTSAGIEPITLLEKEGLALINGTQVMTAIGALAYADAVNLYKAALITSALTLEAQLAVIDAFDPLLARVRPYSGHRLTAAAILRLLDGSKLIGSDRSKVQDAYSLRCIPQVHGATANALEYVRSILSVEINSVNDNPLLFPDQNKVLSGGNFHGQPVAQAMDFLAIATAELGSIAERRIERLVNPALSSLPPFLIREGGLNSGLMIAQYTAASLVSENKVLCHPASVDSIPSSANQEDHVSMGTTAARKARKVVENTARVIGIELLAACQAVDFRNPELMGCGTSAAYNLLRSKVEFLEKDAVLYPLIEQAVEFITNGSLVEAVGKVVDLDISAT; encoded by the coding sequence ATGGAATTACTTGTAATTAATGGGGTCGGACTTGAAATTCAGGATGTTCTGGATGTCAGCAAAAAGAAACGTATGGTTGCAATTGATGCCAGCGCTCTTGATAGAATAAACCGGTCTAGAAAGATGCTTGAAGATCTTGTTGAAAAAGAGGCCGTTGTTTACGGGATTACTACAGGATTTGGTCGTTTCAGCGATGTCCGGATTTCACGAAAAGATGCTATATTGCTTCAGAAAAACCTGATAGCCAGCCATGCAGCGGCAGTCGGTGATCCACTGCCTGAAAATGTAGTCCGCGCTGTTTTACTGCTGAGGATTAACGCGCTGGCAAGAGGTTTTTCCGGTGTGAGAGCCCTTTTGATGGATAAACTGGTTGAACTTTTAAATCGCGGTATTGTTCCGGTGATACCCGAACAGGGCTCCTTGGGCGCCAGCGGTGATCTTGCTCCACTTTCACACCTTGCCCTGGTCCTGACAGGTCAAGGTGAGGCATTCTTCGAAGGAATCAGAATGAGCGGTGCTGAAGCTCTGACATCTGCCGGTATTGAACCGATTACACTCCTGGAAAAAGAAGGCCTTGCCTTAATAAATGGCACCCAGGTAATGACAGCAATAGGTGCTTTGGCCTATGCCGATGCGGTTAACCTATACAAGGCAGCTCTGATAACCTCTGCTCTTACACTTGAAGCCCAACTTGCTGTTATCGATGCTTTCGACCCTCTGCTTGCCAGAGTCAGACCTTACAGCGGACACCGGCTTACTGCCGCGGCTATACTGAGACTGCTCGATGGGAGTAAATTAATCGGCAGTGATCGAAGCAAGGTCCAGGATGCTTACAGCCTGCGCTGCATACCCCAGGTACACGGTGCAACCGCGAATGCACTTGAATATGTAAGAAGTATTTTATCGGTTGAAATCAACTCTGTTAATGATAATCCATTGCTTTTCCCTGATCAGAATAAAGTTTTATCAGGAGGCAATTTTCATGGTCAGCCGGTAGCACAGGCCATGGATTTCCTGGCCATTGCCACCGCTGAATTGGGCAGTATAGCAGAGAGACGTATTGAAAGGCTTGTTAATCCTGCGCTAAGCAGCCTGCCTCCATTTTTAATCCGGGAAGGTGGTTTAAATTCCGGCTTAATGATCGCCCAGTACACGGCCGCTTCTCTAGTCAGTGAAAATAAAGTACTCTGCCATCCGGCCAGTGTTGATTCAATTCCCTCATCTGCAAACCAGGAAGATCATGTTAGTATGGGTACAACGGCTGCCAGAAAAGCCCGTAAAGTTGTGGAAAATACAGCCCGGGTAATCGGGATTGAACTTCTTGCAGCGTGCCAGGCTGTTGATTTCAGGAACCCTGAATTGATGGGATGTGGAACATCAGCCGCCTACAATCTGCTGCGCAGTAAGGTTGAATTTCTCGAAAAAGACGCTGTGCTTTATCCCCTGATTGAACAGGCAGTGGAATTTATAACAAACGGAAGTTTGGTTGAAGCTGTGGGGAAAGTGGTAGATCTCGATATTTCGGCAACCTAA
- a CDS encoding DMT family transporter: MNETNDRKKMILADISLLFVALFWGSNFVIMKHAFEVIEPFTYLGIRFCIASVLLALFFWKRLRKAPVGDYLAGCLIGFFLFTGYLFQTVGLLHTTPANSGFITGMAVVIVPFLYYIVTKRSPGWFAFTGGGLAALGLYFLSTTDTVGLGFGDGLTLIGAFLFAAHLIAIAIHVRKRDPIVLAVTQIAFTGFASFVVALIFEPKTGMFDHPYLIWAAILYAVIFCTIGAFVTQTVAQRYTSPTHAVLILSTEAIFAGLFSYLFWGETFSFRKLFGAMMILIGILATELQPVLSAKFAARRAEMISRSLPPVK, from the coding sequence ATGAACGAAACAAACGATAGAAAAAAAATGATCCTGGCTGATATATCCCTATTATTCGTGGCATTGTTCTGGGGATCCAACTTTGTGATCATGAAGCATGCTTTCGAGGTTATCGAACCTTTCACATACCTGGGAATAAGGTTCTGTATTGCTTCGGTACTGCTTGCATTATTTTTCTGGAAGCGACTTCGGAAAGCACCTGTTGGAGATTATCTTGCCGGATGTCTGATAGGATTCTTTTTGTTCACCGGTTACCTGTTTCAAACTGTAGGGCTTTTGCATACAACACCGGCTAATTCAGGCTTCATTACCGGGATGGCCGTTGTGATCGTTCCTTTCCTTTACTATATAGTAACCAAACGCTCTCCAGGTTGGTTTGCATTTACCGGCGGCGGCTTGGCGGCTCTGGGGCTCTATTTTCTTTCCACAACCGATACTGTAGGACTTGGGTTTGGGGATGGGCTGACCCTGATCGGTGCTTTTCTTTTTGCAGCTCACCTGATAGCGATCGCAATTCATGTTCGGAAGCGTGACCCGATAGTCCTGGCAGTAACCCAGATCGCATTTACAGGCTTTGCCAGTTTTGTAGTTGCGCTAATTTTTGAACCTAAAACAGGAATGTTCGATCACCCTTACCTGATTTGGGCAGCTATATTATATGCCGTTATCTTCTGCACTATCGGTGCCTTTGTCACCCAAACCGTAGCTCAGCGATATACTTCACCTACCCATGCTGTATTGATCTTGTCGACAGAGGCAATTTTTGCCGGTCTTTTCTCTTACCTCTTCTGGGGTGAGACCTTTTCATTCCGCAAACTCTTTGGGGCAATGATGATCCTGATCGGGATCCTTGCAACCGAACTACAGCCGGTTCTTTCCGCTAAATTTGCAGCCAGACGCGCCGAGATGATCAGCAGAAGTTTACCTCCAGTAAAATAG
- a CDS encoding 4Fe-4S double cluster binding domain-containing protein → MEKEIREYALEIGFDDVGYTSAEPFDQLSEALVERISGYSWITDDLMQLARIADPRYVLPSAKSVVVMIYDYFKLAYPEELNGLIGKAYQSRLYPGKKRLFGSRIRLMKEFLESKGMEVGMRPAMADRQSAVRAGVGKFGCNTFVFAPGRGSFVAIIAMAVGRELEPTGTNRHEKQTTCPDGCNRCLEACPTGALYEPFKINPLRCIAFNTYGTGNFPGAPEDIPIDIREKMGSWLYGCDICQDVCPQNQRRLKVKLVPDAFLEEIAPKFAPEILLNMDDHYYFETVQQLLYGYFWEKKFLQRNAAIALGNKMDRTAVEYLSKSVREPENMVRQYSCWALGRLGGMKSKKLLEEVLAVEESDRVREEILLALENC, encoded by the coding sequence ATGGAAAAAGAGATTCGTGAATATGCCCTTGAAATAGGATTTGATGATGTCGGTTATACTTCAGCTGAACCCTTTGATCAGTTATCTGAAGCACTGGTGGAAAGAATCAGCGGTTACAGCTGGATAACCGATGATTTGATGCAGCTGGCTCGTATTGCAGACCCACGTTACGTGCTTCCTTCCGCGAAATCGGTCGTGGTTATGATTTACGACTACTTCAAACTGGCTTACCCGGAAGAACTGAACGGTTTAATCGGTAAAGCTTACCAGTCACGTTTATATCCCGGGAAAAAACGTCTTTTTGGCAGTAGAATCCGATTGATGAAAGAGTTCCTGGAAAGTAAGGGTATGGAAGTTGGTATGAGACCTGCTATGGCTGATCGTCAATCTGCCGTGAGGGCTGGTGTCGGTAAATTTGGCTGTAATACTTTTGTTTTTGCTCCCGGGAGGGGCAGTTTTGTAGCCATTATAGCCATGGCTGTCGGCAGGGAACTTGAACCTACAGGAACTAATAGACATGAGAAACAAACAACATGCCCTGATGGCTGTAATCGCTGCCTGGAGGCATGCCCGACGGGAGCCCTTTATGAACCTTTCAAGATAAACCCTTTAAGATGTATTGCCTTTAATACATACGGAACGGGGAATTTCCCGGGTGCACCGGAGGATATCCCAATCGATATCCGTGAAAAAATGGGTTCATGGTTATACGGGTGTGATATATGCCAGGATGTATGCCCTCAAAACCAGCGGAGATTAAAAGTAAAACTTGTTCCTGATGCTTTTCTGGAAGAAATAGCCCCGAAATTTGCACCGGAAATTTTACTGAATATGGACGATCATTATTATTTCGAAACAGTCCAGCAGTTGCTTTACGGTTATTTTTGGGAGAAAAAATTTCTTCAACGTAATGCAGCTATTGCCCTGGGCAATAAGATGGATCGAACAGCAGTTGAATACCTGTCGAAGTCTGTAAGAGAACCTGAGAATATGGTTAGGCAGTACAGCTGCTGGGCTCTCGGACGACTTGGCGGCATGAAGAGCAAGAAATTACTGGAAGAAGTCCTGGCAGTTGAAGAATCCGATAGAGTTCGGGAAGAGATTTTGCTGGCGCTTGAGAACTGCTGA
- a CDS encoding ArgE/DapE family deacylase, with product MAVDMKLYEKASDMIKRDDMVKLLRELVNIKSPFFEEAEIIDYLRGRLSYYNRLETKIHHYSEHKITNFNGENLIVKLKGSGSGPKLLINAHVDTVPLCDGWTVDPYQGMEKDNRLYGLGSLDMKSGVVASVFLLEALVEAGIDLKGDIIFTAVSDEEGPFGLGTHYTIIDKIVTDCDYAIIPEPTGPFAPGDEKFPCIALGSRGTAVYYVEVKGKSAHGATPEKGINAIEDAARIITALIENLDLGQHPLLGEGTMCITNLRGGEKYLLVPEAASFTIYRHTVDGDADMALREVVDIVNSLNLQSEVKIKLRDLPHPEAYFLPWIVDEDEEIVQSLKQGSAEILGKEMQTTYFRSESDANHIASRLKIPTVIFGPDGANYHAADEYVEIDTMVNTAKIMLYTVLDLLT from the coding sequence ATGGCTGTAGATATGAAACTCTATGAAAAAGCCTCGGACATGATTAAACGAGATGACATGGTTAAACTCCTCAGAGAACTGGTGAACATAAAAAGCCCATTTTTTGAAGAAGCGGAAATCATCGATTATCTTCGGGGTCGATTGTCATACTACAACAGGCTTGAAACAAAAATACATCATTACAGTGAGCACAAGATAACAAATTTTAACGGAGAAAACCTGATAGTGAAATTAAAGGGCAGCGGAAGCGGACCTAAATTGCTGATCAATGCCCATGTTGATACAGTTCCCCTATGCGATGGATGGACAGTCGATCCTTACCAGGGGATGGAAAAGGATAACCGGCTTTATGGTCTCGGGTCTCTGGATATGAAGTCCGGGGTTGTTGCTTCGGTATTTTTGCTTGAAGCTCTGGTAGAAGCCGGAATTGATCTGAAAGGTGACATTATTTTCACCGCAGTCAGTGATGAAGAAGGGCCTTTCGGTCTGGGTACGCATTACACAATTATTGATAAGATAGTGACTGATTGTGATTATGCAATTATTCCGGAACCTACAGGACCTTTTGCTCCGGGCGATGAGAAATTTCCCTGCATTGCCCTTGGGAGCCGCGGCACTGCTGTTTATTATGTTGAAGTTAAGGGTAAATCGGCACACGGGGCGACCCCTGAAAAGGGTATCAATGCTATTGAAGATGCAGCCCGAATTATTACTGCACTGATTGAAAATTTGGACCTTGGTCAGCATCCTCTTTTAGGTGAGGGAACAATGTGTATCACAAACCTGCGTGGTGGCGAAAAATATTTACTTGTTCCCGAGGCAGCCAGCTTTACAATATACAGGCATACGGTTGATGGTGATGCCGACATGGCATTGCGTGAAGTAGTGGATATTGTTAACAGCTTGAATTTACAGAGTGAAGTAAAGATAAAACTGCGGGATCTTCCACACCCTGAAGCATATTTTTTACCCTGGATTGTCGATGAGGACGAAGAAATAGTGCAATCCTTAAAACAGGGGAGTGCGGAAATTCTCGGGAAAGAGATGCAGACGACCTATTTCCGTTCAGAGTCTGATGCAAATCATATCGCTTCCCGCTTGAAGATACCAACAGTAATCTTTGGGCCGGATGGAGCCAACTACCATGCTGCAGATGAATATGTAGAGATAGATACCATGGTAAATACAGCGAAAATCATGCTTTATACTGTGCTTGACCTTTTAACCTAA
- the nhaC gene encoding Na+/H+ antiporter NhaC — protein MTTEQKSVTDKKPSFAGALFVILFLCVALFVQVFVIDEPWVTHITLILASVVAIIVATRSGYTYKECQDAILYGCNLAMLPMMILMMIGVLIGSWIPSGTIPSLIYYGMLILTPSIFLATVCLVCAIASVTTGSSWTTGATFGVAFMGIGMGLGIPAAMTAGAVISGAIFGDKMSPLSDSTNLGAAVGEADLFDHIKSMMYTTIPALVLALILYAIMGARFAGGTIDAAQISMVLDGLTANFHISLIHFIPPILVVVLAVKRIPGLAVMIIASLIGAAFAMIFQGVGLAEMLNYMNYGYIANTGVEALDSLLSRGGLQSMMWTISLGFIALSFGGIIEKTQMLNVLLEKMGSLVKSVGGLVTTHVISGILVNLFSASQYMAIIIPGRMYRPAYKKLGLLPQVLSRTSEDSGTVTSPLVPWGLCGVFFYGCLGVPTLEYLPYTFLSFLVPIIAIIYSWVGFAMFKEGDIKSVSHYKEDEESAF, from the coding sequence ATGACAACTGAGCAAAAATCAGTAACGGACAAAAAACCCAGTTTTGCAGGTGCACTGTTTGTCATCCTGTTTCTCTGTGTGGCTCTCTTTGTCCAGGTTTTCGTTATTGATGAACCCTGGGTAACTCACATTACCCTGATCCTGGCCAGCGTGGTCGCCATAATCGTGGCAACTCGGTCAGGGTATACTTACAAGGAGTGCCAGGATGCAATTTTATATGGATGTAACCTGGCTATGCTGCCGATGATGATCCTGATGATGATCGGGGTTTTAATTGGCTCGTGGATTCCTTCCGGAACCATTCCTTCACTGATTTATTACGGGATGTTGATCTTGACACCGTCAATATTCCTGGCCACTGTTTGCCTTGTTTGTGCGATTGCTTCGGTAACGACAGGCAGTTCATGGACAACCGGCGCAACTTTCGGTGTTGCTTTCATGGGCATAGGGATGGGCCTTGGCATCCCTGCAGCCATGACTGCCGGTGCTGTTATTTCCGGAGCGATCTTCGGTGATAAAATGTCACCGCTATCCGATTCAACAAACCTGGGTGCTGCAGTAGGAGAGGCGGACCTGTTTGACCATATCAAGAGCATGATGTATACTACAATACCCGCCCTGGTTTTGGCCTTAATCCTATATGCAATAATGGGCGCGCGGTTTGCCGGTGGAACGATTGACGCAGCCCAGATCTCTATGGTTCTTGATGGCCTGACAGCAAACTTCCATATCAGTCTTATTCATTTCATTCCCCCTATTCTGGTTGTTGTTCTGGCGGTCAAGAGAATTCCGGGCCTGGCAGTAATGATCATTGCTTCGCTGATTGGTGCAGCCTTTGCCATGATCTTCCAGGGTGTTGGACTTGCCGAAATGCTGAACTACATGAATTACGGTTATATTGCAAATACAGGTGTTGAGGCTCTGGACAGCCTGCTGAGCCGTGGTGGCCTGCAGAGCATGATGTGGACAATATCCCTCGGTTTTATTGCACTGTCTTTTGGGGGCATAATCGAGAAAACCCAGATGTTAAACGTATTGTTGGAAAAAATGGGTTCACTGGTGAAAAGTGTTGGAGGACTGGTTACTACCCATGTCATCTCCGGTATCCTGGTAAACCTCTTTTCTGCCAGTCAGTACATGGCGATTATCATTCCCGGCCGGATGTACCGTCCTGCGTACAAGAAGTTAGGGCTTCTGCCGCAGGTGCTTTCACGGACTTCCGAAGACTCTGGAACTGTAACCTCACCGCTGGTTCCCTGGGGACTGTGCGGGGTATTCTTCTATGGATGCCTGGGAGTACCCACCCTTGAGTATCTTCCATATACCTTCCTTTCATTCCTCGTTCCGATCATTGCTATAATCTATTCCTGGGTAGGATTTGCTATGTTCAAGGAAGGCGATATCAAAAGTGTCAGCCATTATAAAGAAGATGAGGAATCAGCATTTTAA
- a CDS encoding HutP family protein, protein MESIGKTAIMYALSADELEEQIKITAESSGFLLIKGKVGSMSTEKIFAAVETAAQREGLIRKDCYRDTHALYHAILDAFVGICRGQLGLGNMLRTVGLIFTVVRGPRSTEQREDGDWLAVVLYGTIGAPVKGYEHETIGLGINHL, encoded by the coding sequence ATGGAGTCTATAGGCAAAACAGCAATCATGTATGCTCTTTCAGCGGATGAGCTGGAGGAGCAGATCAAAATAACTGCTGAAAGCAGCGGTTTTCTCCTGATCAAGGGTAAGGTGGGTTCAATGAGTACCGAAAAAATTTTTGCCGCCGTTGAAACTGCCGCCCAAAGAGAAGGACTGATCCGCAAGGATTGCTACAGGGATACTCATGCCCTATATCATGCCATACTTGATGCTTTCGTCGGCATATGCCGCGGGCAGCTTGGCCTGGGTAATATGCTGAGAACAGTTGGATTGATCTTTACGGTAGTTAGAGGTCCCCGCAGTACGGAACAACGTGAGGATGGCGATTGGCTCGCCGTCGTGCTTTATGGAACAATTGGTGCTCCGGTTAAAGGTTATGAACATGAAACGATCGGTCTGGGAATCAATCACCTCTAA
- a CDS encoding ATP-binding cassette domain-containing protein — MIEVRKLIKIFPNSVSPAVDDVSFTVGEGNICVFVGPSGCGKTTILRMINRLVEPTSGEILINGENIKNIDGNLLRRRIGYVIQHIGLLPHRTVEQNVALVPRLLQWPEARIRERNRELLELVGLDADEVCRKYPYQLSGGQMQRVGVARALAVDPPIMLMDEPFGAVDPIIRSRLQDEFINLQHKVRKTICFVTHDINEAIKMGDHLIVLQAGKLIQSGSPLEILSNPVNDFVADLIGDDRGVKLLDLTRCEILMKAPGKISQAIKDCTCQIDAAQPVKIALEAMMKNDTDLVGIRRNGQIIGTLSWDEIKKHINKISGE, encoded by the coding sequence ATGATCGAAGTCAGAAAGCTTATAAAAATTTTCCCCAATTCGGTTTCTCCGGCAGTAGATGATGTAAGCTTTACGGTTGGGGAGGGTAATATATGTGTGTTTGTCGGTCCATCAGGCTGCGGGAAAACAACGATCCTGAGAATGATCAATCGCCTCGTGGAGCCAACAAGCGGTGAGATATTAATCAATGGTGAAAATATAAAGAATATTGACGGTAACCTGTTAAGGAGGCGTATCGGTTATGTTATTCAGCATATCGGTCTGCTTCCTCACCGTACCGTTGAGCAAAACGTTGCCCTGGTTCCAAGGCTTCTGCAGTGGCCCGAAGCCCGGATCCGGGAAAGGAACAGAGAACTTCTTGAGCTTGTTGGTCTCGATGCTGATGAAGTTTGCCGAAAATATCCTTACCAGCTCAGCGGTGGACAGATGCAGAGAGTAGGGGTAGCGCGGGCCCTTGCCGTGGATCCGCCGATAATGCTCATGGATGAACCCTTTGGAGCGGTTGATCCGATAATCCGCAGCCGTTTGCAGGATGAGTTTATCAATCTGCAGCACAAAGTCCGGAAAACAATATGTTTTGTAACCCATGATATCAATGAAGCAATAAAAATGGGAGATCACTTGATTGTCCTGCAAGCGGGAAAATTGATTCAAAGTGGTTCGCCCCTGGAAATACTTTCTAATCCGGTCAATGACTTTGTTGCTGATCTAATCGGAGACGATCGCGGGGTTAAACTGCTGGATTTAACCAGGTGTGAAATATTAATGAAAGCTCCAGGGAAAATTTCCCAGGCGATCAAAGACTGCACCTGCCAAATTGATGCAGCACAGCCGGTAAAAATAGCGCTGGAAGCGATGATGAAAAATGATACAGATCTGGTGGGCATACGACGTAACGGACAGATCATCGGAACCCTGTCGTGGGATGAAATAAAGAAGCACATTAATAAAATCAGTGGTGAATGA